The Micromonospora sediminicola genome contains a region encoding:
- a CDS encoding succinate dehydrogenase cytochrome b subunit: MHWTPDRSAPSVGRVVITKTRSPIRSNVGLKAVMAVTGIILVLFLILHMLGNLKIFTGETSFDHYAHWLRDIGTPLLPTTWFLWIQRTVLTVAVLAHIGAATVLAMRARAARPVAYAHRRKIHVNYAARTMRWGGVIILLFVIYHILDLTTGHLNPQGDSSNPYGNVVADFAPGRWYVTLFYTLAIVTLGFHLRHGAFSAFRSLGQQTPRGERRARAAALVFAVLLCAGYLVVPFAVLTGLVD, from the coding sequence ATGCATTGGACGCCTGATCGAAGTGCTCCTAGCGTCGGTCGTGTGGTAATCACGAAAACTCGGTCGCCCATCCGCTCGAACGTCGGCCTCAAGGCCGTCATGGCGGTGACGGGCATCATCCTGGTGCTGTTCCTGATCCTGCACATGCTCGGCAACCTGAAGATCTTCACGGGCGAGACCTCGTTCGACCACTACGCGCACTGGCTCCGGGACATCGGCACGCCGCTGCTGCCGACCACCTGGTTCCTGTGGATCCAGCGCACGGTCCTCACGGTGGCGGTGCTGGCGCACATCGGGGCGGCCACCGTGCTCGCGATGCGGGCCCGTGCCGCCCGACCGGTGGCGTACGCGCACCGCCGCAAGATCCACGTGAACTACGCGGCCCGCACGATGCGCTGGGGTGGTGTGATCATCCTGCTCTTCGTGATCTACCACATCCTGGACCTGACCACCGGTCACCTGAACCCGCAGGGCGACTCGTCCAACCCGTACGGCAACGTGGTCGCCGACTTCGCCCCGGGCCGCTGGTACGTCACGCTCTTCTACACGCTCGCCATCGTGACGCTCGGCTTCCACCTGCGCCACGGCGCCTTCAGCGCGTTCCGCAGCCTCGGCCAGCAGACGCCGAGGGGCGAGCGCCGGGCCCGCGCCGCCGCGCTCGTCTTCGCGGTGCTGCTCTGCGCCGGCTACCTGGTGGTCCCGTTCGCCGTACTCACCGGATTGGTGGACTGA